In Tamandua tetradactyla isolate mTamTet1 chromosome 7, mTamTet1.pri, whole genome shotgun sequence, the following are encoded in one genomic region:
- the LOC143689561 gene encoding uncharacterized protein LOC143689561 isoform X1 has translation MDLEKLFKFIRKVRFSEASRKETTVNPQEFCPKVRLEPELGEGDQRSCLGAEAVGGLRTGNRWEREEIGLRRTVKSKWDAQWFTQMAAMLPVLVICVHSQSSAQHFTV, from the exons ATGGACCTCGAAAA gcTATTTAAGTTCATAAGGAAAGTAAGGTTTTCAGAAGCTAGCAGGAAGGAAACCACGGTGAACCCGCAAGAATTCTGCCCGAAGG TGCGCCTGGAGCCCGAGCTGGGGGAAGGAGATCAGAGGAGCTGTCTGGGAGCAGAGGCAGTGGGAGGGCTGCGAACCGGGAACAGGTGGGAGAGGGAAG AAATAGGTCTCAGGCGAACGGTTAAAAGCAAGTGGGACGCACAGTGGTTTACCCAAATGGCAGCCATGTTGCCGGTGCTGGTGATATGTGTCCATTCACAAAGCAGTGCACAGCACTTTACAG TGTGA
- the LOC143689561 gene encoding uncharacterized protein LOC143689561 isoform X2, whose protein sequence is MDLEKLFKFIRKVRFSEASRKETTVNPQEFCPKVRLEPELGEGDQRSCLGAEAVGGLRTGNRWEREGLRRTVKSKWDAQWFTQMAAMLPVLVICVHSQSSAQHFTV, encoded by the exons ATGGACCTCGAAAA gcTATTTAAGTTCATAAGGAAAGTAAGGTTTTCAGAAGCTAGCAGGAAGGAAACCACGGTGAACCCGCAAGAATTCTGCCCGAAGG TGCGCCTGGAGCCCGAGCTGGGGGAAGGAGATCAGAGGAGCTGTCTGGGAGCAGAGGCAGTGGGAGGGCTGCGAACCGGGAACAGGTGGGAGAGGGAAG GTCTCAGGCGAACGGTTAAAAGCAAGTGGGACGCACAGTGGTTTACCCAAATGGCAGCCATGTTGCCGGTGCTGGTGATATGTGTCCATTCACAAAGCAGTGCACAGCACTTTACAG TGTGA
- the KCNJ4 gene encoding inward rectifier potassium channel 4 yields MHGHSRNGQAHVPRRKRRNRFVKKNGQCNVYFANLSNKSQRYMADIFTTCVDTRWRYMLMIFSAAFLVSWLFFGLLFWCIAFFHGDLEAGPAVAAAGGAATAAPKPCIMHVNGFLGAFLFSVETQTTIGYGFRCVTEECPLAVIAVVVQSIVGCVIDSFMIGTIMAKMARPKKRAQTLLFSHHAVISVRDGKLCLMWRVGNLRKSHIVEAHVRAQLIKPYMTQEGEYLPLDQRDLNVGYDIGLDRIFLVSPIIIVHEIDEDSPLYGMGKEELESEDFEIVVILEGMVEATAMTTQARSSYLASEILWGHRFEPVVFEEKSHYKVDYSRFHKTYEVAGTPCCSARELQESKITVLPAPPPPPSAFCYENELALMSQEEEEMEEEAAAAAAVAAGLGLEAGSKEEAGIIRMLEFGSHLDLERMQATLPLDNISYRRESAI; encoded by the coding sequence ATGCACGGGCACAGCCGCAACGGGCAGGCCCACGTGCCCCGGCGGAAACGCCGCAACCGCTTCGTCAAGAAGAACGGCCAATGCAACGTCTACTTCGCCAACCTGAGCAACAAGTCGCAGCGCTACATGGCGGACATCTTCACCACCTGCGTGGACACGCGCTGGCGCTACATGCTCATGATCTTCTCGGCGGCCTTCCTGGTCTCCTGGCTCTTCTTCGGCCTCCTCTTCTGGTGCATCGCCTTCTTCCACGGTGACCTGGAGGCCGGCCCGGCGGTGGCCGCGGCAGGGGGGGCGGCCACGGCGGCCCCGAAGCCCTGCATCATGCACGTGAACGGCTTCCTGGGCGCCTTCCTGTTCTCGGTGGAGACGCAGACGACCATCGGCTACGGCTTCCGGTGCGTGACGGAGGAGTGCCCGCTGGCGGTCATCGCCGTGGTGGTCCAGTCCATCGTGGGCTGCGTCATCGACTCCTTCATGATCGGCACCATCATGGCCAAGATGGCGCGGCCCAAGAAGCGGGCGCAGACGCTGCTGTTCAGCCACCACGCGGTGATCTCGGTGCGCGACGGCAAGCTCTGCCTGATGTGGCGCGTGGGCAACCTGCGCAAGAGCCACATCGTGGAGGCCCACGTGCGGGCGCAGCTCATCAAGCCCTACATGACCCAGGAGGGCGAGTACCTGCCGCTGGACCAGCGGGACCTCAACGTGGGCTATGACATCGGCTTGGACCGCATCTTCCTGGTGTCGCCCATCATCATCGTCCACGAGATCGATGAGGACAGCCCGCTGTACGGCATGGGCAAGGAGGAGCTGGAGTCGGAGGACTTCGAGATCGTGGTCATCCTCGAGGGCATGGTGGAGGCCACGGCCATGACCACCCAGGCCCGCAGCTCCTACCTGGCCAGCGAGATCCTGTGGGGCCACCGCTTTGAGCCCGTGGTCTTCGAGGAGAAGAGCCACTACAAGGTGGACTACTCCCGCTTCCACAAGACGTACGAGGTGGCCGGCACGCCCTGCTGCTCCGCCCGGGAGCTGCAGGAGAGCAAGATCACGGTGCTGCCCGCCCCGCCGCCCCCGCCCAGTGCCTTCTGCTACGAGAACGAGCTGGCCCTCATgagccaggaggaggaggagatggaggaggaggccgcggccgccgccgccgtGGCCGCGGGCCTGGGCCTGGAGGCGGGCTCCAAGGAGGAGGCGGGCATCATCCGCATGCTGGAGTTTGGCAGCCACCTGGACCTGGAGCGCATGCAGGCCACCCTGCCCCTGGACAACATCTCCTACCGCAGGGAGTCGGCCATCTGA